In Hyphomicrobium denitrificans 1NES1, one DNA window encodes the following:
- a CDS encoding DUF1778 domain-containing protein — protein sequence MATSQVIGKKARSRAPARFGARLKPEAKELLERAAALTGRSLTDFVLASAEEAALRTIREHELVRLTARDSKAFVAAFLENTKPNKRLRKAAGRYKATSSVKV from the coding sequence ATGGCGACGTCACAGGTTATTGGAAAGAAGGCTAGGTCGCGAGCGCCGGCCCGCTTTGGCGCGAGGTTAAAGCCCGAGGCGAAAGAGCTGCTCGAGCGAGCTGCGGCGCTCACCGGACGCAGCCTGACGGATTTCGTGCTGGCAAGCGCGGAGGAAGCGGCGTTGCGCACGATCCGTGAGCATGAGCTAGTGAGACTAACGGCGCGAGACAGCAAAGCCTTTGTCGCCGCTTTCCTTGAGAATACCAAGCCCAACAAGCGCCTGCGCAAGGCGGCCGGGCGCTATAAGGCAACGAGCAGCGTCAAGGTATGA
- a CDS encoding polysaccharide biosynthesis protein, whose amino-acid sequence MRNYIFEMPRYHKRAVLIVVDFILLSIALWVPLSLRFGVPYVPPTGGVAFVLVLAAPLTTIATLWRFKVYRVVTRFVGYRGTTQIALAVGLSTLIWALFVFMSGQNGMPRSVIIPYGIFGAVLLIGTRYAIKAILNSADITTAREFSHVPPKPTLIYGAGRMGIELLKTVRRARDRDIVAFIDSSPTLWRQYAGGIKVYPPSRLAGLIESESVCEVLVALSGSQKQERREVLKQLEQLPVSVKVLPAYEDFTSGHVGVNSLRDVDVNDLLGRDPVMPRPELLARNTRGKSVLVTGAGGSIGAELVRQVMRQSPRLVVLLEISEPALYRIELEMSEALAKLPADVVKPRLVPVLGSAGDDQLVNALLTEHRVETIYHAAAYKHVPMVECNPTAGITNNVLGTLVIAKAAVRCGVERFVLISTDKAVRPTNIMGASKRLSELVLQAEAAKQIGTVFTAVRFGNVLDSSGSVVPRFRKQIGAGGPVTVTHPDVVRYFMSISEAAELVVQAGAMATGGEVFVLQMGEPVRILDLARLMVRLSNREVRDESNPDGDIDIVFTGLRPGEKLFEELLIGARTEVTEHPRIYKSDEPFLSWNELKHELDVLKLATEAHDMAALRSVLMRTVEGYRPGSDSGPGEDALKTRSDEQVLRTIH is encoded by the coding sequence ATGAGAAACTACATCTTTGAGATGCCGCGCTACCACAAGCGCGCGGTGTTGATTGTTGTCGATTTCATTCTCCTCAGCATTGCCCTTTGGGTGCCGTTGTCACTTCGTTTCGGTGTGCCCTATGTCCCGCCGACCGGCGGCGTGGCCTTTGTACTGGTTCTGGCCGCTCCCCTCACCACTATCGCTACGCTGTGGCGCTTCAAGGTCTATCGGGTGGTGACGCGCTTTGTCGGCTATCGTGGCACCACGCAAATCGCGCTCGCCGTCGGGCTGTCCACGCTGATCTGGGCGCTCTTTGTATTCATGTCAGGCCAGAACGGCATGCCGCGCTCGGTCATCATCCCCTACGGGATTTTCGGGGCCGTTTTGCTCATTGGGACTCGCTATGCGATTAAGGCGATACTCAACAGTGCCGATATCACAACCGCGCGCGAGTTCTCCCACGTGCCGCCGAAGCCTACCCTGATCTACGGTGCCGGCCGGATGGGGATCGAGCTCCTGAAAACCGTGCGGCGCGCGCGCGATCGCGATATTGTAGCTTTCATCGACTCCTCGCCGACACTCTGGCGCCAGTACGCGGGTGGGATCAAAGTGTATCCGCCGAGCCGTCTCGCTGGGCTGATTGAATCCGAAAGCGTTTGTGAGGTCTTGGTTGCCCTATCGGGCTCGCAAAAGCAGGAAAGGCGCGAGGTTCTGAAGCAGCTCGAACAGCTTCCGGTTTCGGTGAAGGTTTTGCCGGCCTATGAGGACTTCACCTCCGGTCATGTCGGCGTCAACAGCTTACGCGACGTGGATGTCAACGATCTTCTGGGACGCGACCCTGTGATGCCGCGGCCCGAGCTTCTGGCCCGCAATACGCGTGGCAAGTCTGTTCTCGTGACCGGCGCCGGCGGCTCGATCGGCGCCGAGCTTGTGCGCCAAGTGATGCGTCAGTCGCCGCGCCTTGTCGTGCTGCTTGAGATTTCCGAGCCAGCACTTTACAGGATCGAGCTGGAGATGAGCGAAGCCCTGGCCAAGTTGCCGGCGGATGTCGTCAAGCCTCGCTTGGTTCCCGTCCTGGGTTCGGCCGGCGACGACCAGCTCGTGAATGCCCTCCTGACCGAGCACCGGGTAGAGACCATCTATCATGCCGCCGCCTACAAGCACGTGCCAATGGTGGAATGCAATCCGACCGCCGGCATCACGAACAACGTGCTCGGCACGCTTGTCATCGCCAAGGCTGCGGTCCGCTGCGGCGTCGAGCGCTTTGTTCTGATCTCGACCGACAAGGCGGTGCGCCCGACCAATATCATGGGGGCGTCGAAGCGTCTTTCTGAACTCGTGCTGCAGGCTGAGGCAGCAAAGCAGATCGGAACGGTCTTCACGGCTGTGCGCTTTGGCAACGTGCTCGACAGCTCGGGATCGGTGGTCCCGCGCTTCCGCAAGCAGATTGGCGCTGGAGGTCCCGTCACCGTGACCCATCCCGATGTCGTGCGCTATTTCATGTCGATCTCTGAAGCAGCCGAGCTTGTCGTTCAGGCCGGTGCGATGGCGACCGGCGGCGAGGTGTTCGTGCTGCAGATGGGCGAGCCGGTGCGTATTCTCGATCTCGCACGTCTTATGGTACGGCTTTCGAACCGTGAGGTGCGCGACGAGTCCAACCCGGACGGAGACATCGACATCGTCTTCACCGGTCTGCGACCGGGCGAGAAGCTGTTCGAGGAGCTTTTGATCGGCGCCCGCACGGAAGTCACCGAGCACCCGCGCATCTACAAGTCCGACGAGCCGTTCCTGTCATGGAACGAGCTCAAGCACGAGCTCGACGTGTTGAAGCTCGCGACCGAGGCCCATGACATGGCCGCGCTTAGGAGCGTGTTGATGCGTACGGTCGAAGGATATCGCCCAGGGTCTGATTCTGGTCCCGGCGAAGACGCGCTCAAAACCCGCTCGGACGAGCAGGTCTTGCGCACAATTCATTGA
- a CDS encoding O-antigen ligase family protein — protein sequence MLSASSVDSLAGKLSRKIKDNPARGLFGAFLISIFFLKGALASVVAAVCFAVSWILIAREARDCKLPTPLVAPIVLAFLIVVGLRLLLPPYGIASAVPGTAESHVLLLAGLYGLILFVQSRLPFSHILWLLAGAAFVSVIITLVTMPQLDDRLSFVGRASNPILGAGAVAAGLIAAITVLAYHLDIRRAPLTAVLLAFTICGILAGLYLADSRGPLLALAFALCVTPLVVSSGSRALLFACAFGAYALVVAGVLLEGPIRHALCPAIELACRDPKRYDVWMQSVDTIAQHPLWGSGYAFRFEGIPHAHNTYLGMALYYGIPLAIFFVCLMAVALSKASRLKNRNEKFFIVAMLIFANGFMGSDLSEPVRFFNTHYVFLWLPIFLAMVRPQIAQRESAQLDERINATT from the coding sequence ATGCTATCAGCATCATCCGTCGACTCCCTCGCAGGCAAGCTTAGCCGAAAAATCAAGGACAATCCAGCACGCGGTCTCTTCGGAGCCTTCCTTATCTCGATCTTCTTTCTCAAGGGTGCTCTAGCAAGCGTCGTCGCCGCTGTGTGTTTCGCTGTCAGCTGGATATTGATTGCCAGAGAAGCACGCGATTGCAAACTGCCGACGCCGCTGGTCGCCCCCATCGTCTTAGCCTTCCTTATTGTCGTCGGATTGCGTCTCCTGTTGCCCCCCTACGGGATCGCCAGCGCGGTGCCCGGCACGGCAGAGTCCCACGTGCTGCTTCTTGCGGGCCTATACGGACTAATCTTGTTTGTGCAATCGCGTCTTCCATTCAGCCATATCCTGTGGCTATTGGCCGGTGCCGCATTCGTCTCCGTTATAATCACGCTAGTGACGATGCCACAACTCGACGATAGATTGAGCTTCGTGGGCAGAGCATCGAACCCAATCCTCGGGGCTGGCGCCGTCGCAGCGGGCCTCATAGCGGCCATCACAGTGCTCGCGTACCATCTGGACATCCGGCGTGCTCCGCTGACAGCAGTTCTGCTCGCCTTCACAATCTGCGGCATCCTCGCCGGACTCTATCTTGCAGACAGCCGCGGCCCGCTCCTTGCGCTCGCCTTTGCACTCTGCGTTACCCCGTTGGTTGTTTCCAGCGGCTCGCGGGCGTTACTCTTTGCCTGCGCGTTCGGCGCCTATGCACTGGTGGTAGCAGGTGTATTGCTCGAGGGGCCTATCCGGCATGCGCTCTGTCCAGCTATCGAACTCGCTTGCCGCGATCCGAAACGATACGACGTCTGGATGCAGAGCGTCGATACCATAGCCCAGCATCCACTCTGGGGTAGCGGGTACGCATTCCGCTTCGAAGGCATTCCTCACGCGCACAACACTTATCTCGGCATGGCCCTGTACTATGGAATTCCGCTGGCTATCTTTTTCGTATGTCTGATGGCTGTCGCCCTCTCTAAGGCATCCAGACTGAAAAACCGGAATGAGAAGTTCTTCATCGTGGCAATGCTCATATTCGCCAACGGCTTCATGGGATCGGATTTGAGCGAGCCGGTCCGCTTCTTCAACACCCACTATGTGTTTTTGTGGCTCCCTATATTCTTGGCTATGGTGCGGCCTCAGATAGCGCAACGCGAGTCAGCTCAATTGGACGAACGTATCAACGCAACAACATGA
- a CDS encoding glycosyltransferase family 25 protein produces MVQLNNSCPAAMQVFVINLASATDRLAYMSEQLGGAFERIDAVGGYAVPTRLAGNFSGAIPLLPGEIGCYASHLMAAETILARGLPYAIVLEDDAELASDFHEVVETCVGRLPAGWDIVGLSDVKHCPHHRLSQLSGDRYLVRYAHFPKTTTAYVLSRSGCRKLLAPRQRTRPIDVDIRYGWEMGLNGYGILPPPAGPSEKFASFIPKSTRRRFYWRANPLGYLKGRIKGVCKLGLVNAARAYLASSSSTVSDRQQRS; encoded by the coding sequence ATGGTTCAACTGAATAATTCCTGTCCTGCCGCCATGCAAGTCTTCGTCATCAATCTCGCCTCGGCTACTGATCGCCTCGCCTATATGAGCGAGCAGCTTGGTGGTGCGTTCGAACGCATTGATGCGGTTGGCGGATACGCAGTTCCGACGCGATTGGCGGGGAACTTCAGCGGAGCAATACCATTACTGCCGGGTGAGATCGGTTGCTACGCCAGTCATCTCATGGCCGCCGAGACAATACTTGCGCGCGGGTTACCCTATGCCATTGTGCTAGAGGATGATGCCGAACTGGCGAGTGATTTTCACGAGGTTGTCGAGACGTGTGTTGGCCGTTTGCCTGCAGGGTGGGACATTGTCGGCTTGTCTGACGTCAAGCATTGTCCGCACCACCGGCTATCGCAATTGAGCGGCGACCGCTATTTGGTGCGTTACGCTCATTTCCCAAAGACGACGACCGCTTATGTGCTCAGTCGGTCCGGCTGTCGGAAGCTACTGGCGCCCCGTCAACGGACGCGTCCGATTGATGTCGATATACGCTATGGATGGGAGATGGGACTCAACGGCTACGGCATTCTGCCGCCACCGGCTGGGCCGAGTGAGAAGTTTGCGTCGTTCATCCCAAAGAGCACGCGACGGAGGTTCTATTGGAGAGCCAATCCTCTTGGATACCTTAAGGGGCGCATCAAAGGAGTATGCAAGCTAGGATTGGTGAACGCGGCCCGCGCCTACCTGGCCAGTTCGTCGAGCACTGTATCTGATCGCCAACAGCGGTCCTAA
- a CDS encoding O-antigen translocase → MASLLNRWSIVHHLSRSTVGFAAVTVVKAGAGLLIVKIISAGFGPEAFGQLAQLMTAVAVVSMFAGGGTTNALIQSFVSAVSEEERQRRLTAAFKIYLAQSAVVSLLLVFGHSLCAHFLLQDTSLSWLFLLLAATQWVVGANNLLQAVLTAMQRSRVIILSNILGTCAGALVFIACVWPGTYAGAALGIVLYPAIAALVGVWLAVQTLPQSWHHPVWATTRDDITRLLSYSVVVVVSLAALPLAQIYVRDIVGGQYGWEVVGYWQTVLKISDVYMQFFGMLMMYQVLPYYSAATTVAELDKRWRHMMLPILGLMVAGLCIFYVMRELILRILFSEAFVPAKQFVLPCIIGDFFRVAGLFFVYYGISRGARLVPIVFDLTQAALLIAVTTLLLPVYKGMAPAYATLAGGLGSFVVMVAMRSVRRAKWRGRLEGAA, encoded by the coding sequence ATGGCGTCTCTCTTGAACCGATGGAGCATCGTGCATCACCTGTCGCGTTCGACAGTGGGCTTTGCCGCGGTAACCGTGGTGAAGGCGGGTGCAGGGCTCCTCATTGTCAAGATCATATCCGCCGGGTTTGGCCCAGAGGCATTCGGGCAGTTGGCGCAGTTGATGACCGCCGTTGCCGTTGTCAGTATGTTTGCCGGCGGCGGAACCACCAACGCACTGATCCAGAGCTTCGTCAGCGCCGTCTCGGAGGAGGAGCGTCAACGGCGCCTGACCGCCGCTTTCAAGATCTATCTTGCGCAATCGGCTGTTGTGTCGCTGCTGCTTGTCTTCGGGCATTCGCTGTGCGCCCATTTCCTGCTCCAGGATACCAGCCTGTCATGGTTGTTCCTGTTGCTTGCGGCCACGCAGTGGGTAGTCGGGGCAAATAATCTCCTGCAGGCCGTGCTAACGGCTATGCAGCGTAGCCGTGTCATCATCTTATCGAACATCCTTGGGACATGCGCTGGAGCACTTGTCTTCATAGCTTGTGTCTGGCCTGGAACGTACGCAGGCGCTGCCCTTGGCATTGTCCTTTATCCGGCCATCGCGGCGCTCGTTGGAGTCTGGCTTGCCGTACAAACACTGCCTCAAAGTTGGCATCACCCGGTATGGGCGACCACGCGCGACGACATTACGCGTTTATTGTCCTATTCGGTCGTCGTGGTCGTATCGCTCGCGGCATTACCCCTCGCCCAGATTTACGTGCGCGATATCGTTGGCGGACAATATGGCTGGGAGGTCGTCGGCTATTGGCAGACCGTCTTAAAAATATCCGACGTCTATATGCAGTTTTTCGGCATGCTCATGATGTATCAGGTGCTTCCCTATTATTCCGCGGCCACGACAGTGGCGGAATTAGACAAGCGCTGGCGGCATATGATGTTGCCCATACTTGGGCTCATGGTTGCGGGCCTCTGTATATTCTATGTCATGCGTGAACTCATACTGCGCATCCTCTTCTCGGAAGCATTTGTACCCGCAAAGCAGTTTGTCCTGCCCTGTATCATCGGCGACTTTTTTCGCGTTGCAGGGCTGTTTTTCGTTTATTACGGCATATCCCGCGGAGCGCGCCTCGTGCCGATCGTGTTCGATCTGACACAGGCCGCTCTCCTGATTGCCGTCACCACACTGCTTTTGCCTGTCTATAAGGGTATGGCTCCTGCCTACGCCACTCTCGCCGGAGGGCTAGGCAGTTTTGTTGTGATGGTCGCTATGCGCTCCGTCCGGCGAGCTAAATGGAGGGGTAGGCTGGAGGGCGCTGCATGA
- a CDS encoding glycosyltransferase: MSRILVVCVKFSTDAANGWLTNDLVDAFVRAGHTVDVIHLEWQDEHPVEFVTTPDGTRLLRLSALAFFPRWLPYTVRKGAKWLTASYLAARLARRFMPPESYDLLVGFSPAVVTDGLIRLYRQRAKKTLLIYWDFFPLAQHQLGLLPGGDVAASLARRFEARAVGQYAQTGCMTPANIQLFGTYFPKYAGAITQILPWGPASFIDRSRRDEFRKNFGFAADDVVCVFGGQLIPGREIERIGELAQRVAKTLPHVRFVIAGSGPLAALIERQAADLPNLEFLGKLSRVRYGELLAAGDIGIVLTSADFKVPNFPSKTVDYFRARLPVLGATEKFGDYSSIINNEIGAGLSCSVEDTAQLEKNLHMLACDPSYRLACGQRGADYYQTHMSAPNLVKRLIGEAACPGIC; this comes from the coding sequence ATGAGCAGAATTTTGGTGGTGTGCGTCAAGTTCTCAACCGATGCTGCAAACGGATGGCTGACGAATGACTTGGTCGATGCGTTCGTGCGAGCGGGCCATACGGTCGATGTCATCCATCTAGAATGGCAGGACGAACACCCGGTTGAGTTCGTGACGACGCCCGACGGAACGCGCCTGCTCCGGTTGTCGGCGTTGGCTTTTTTTCCACGCTGGCTTCCTTACACAGTTCGCAAGGGAGCAAAGTGGCTTACCGCCTCGTATCTTGCTGCCCGTCTGGCCAGACGCTTTATGCCACCGGAGTCATACGATCTCCTGGTAGGTTTCTCTCCTGCCGTCGTGACAGATGGGCTGATAAGGCTTTACCGACAACGGGCGAAGAAGACCTTGCTCATCTATTGGGACTTTTTTCCCCTTGCTCAGCACCAACTCGGTCTTCTCCCAGGAGGAGATGTTGCAGCATCTCTGGCGCGTCGCTTCGAAGCGCGCGCGGTGGGGCAATATGCGCAGACAGGTTGCATGACACCGGCGAATATCCAATTATTTGGAACATATTTTCCCAAATACGCTGGCGCGATCACGCAGATACTGCCTTGGGGTCCTGCTAGCTTCATCGACCGCTCCCGACGCGATGAATTCCGCAAGAACTTTGGATTCGCCGCAGATGACGTGGTCTGCGTCTTCGGTGGACAGCTGATCCCGGGGCGAGAAATCGAACGCATCGGTGAACTGGCGCAACGCGTCGCAAAAACGTTGCCGCATGTGCGCTTTGTCATCGCGGGCAGCGGCCCCCTGGCTGCGCTGATCGAACGACAAGCTGCCGATTTGCCGAACCTGGAATTTTTGGGAAAACTCAGCCGAGTTCGTTATGGTGAGCTATTGGCAGCTGGCGATATCGGCATTGTCCTGACGTCGGCCGATTTCAAGGTCCCAAACTTTCCATCTAAAACTGTAGATTATTTCCGCGCTCGCCTTCCCGTTCTTGGCGCGACGGAGAAATTCGGCGACTATTCGTCGATCATCAATAACGAAATCGGGGCAGGGCTTTCCTGTTCGGTCGAAGATACGGCACAGCTGGAGAAAAACTTACATATGCTGGCGTGCGACCCGTCCTATCGACTGGCGTGTGGCCAACGTGGTGCCGACTATTATCAAACTCACATGAGCGCGCCTAACCTGGTGAAACGCCTCATCGGGGAAGCGGCATGTCCCGGAATCTGCTGA
- a CDS encoding polysaccharide biosynthesis protein, giving the protein MFANKTLLITGGTGSFGNAVLRRFLDSSIREIRILSRDEKKQDDMRKRLQSDKLKFYIADVRDYQSVLGAVRGADFVFHAAALKQVPSCEFHPMEAVKTNVVGTDNVIEAAIQCAVSRVICLSTDKAVYPINAMGISKAMMEKVMVAKSRSCEGTNTVVCGTRYGNVMGSRGSVIPLFLEQMFTGRPVTITDPNMTRFMMTLEDAVDLVLYAFEHGNNGEIFVQKAPAATIKVLAEALLGLFDKRAHPVHEIGTRHGEKAYEALLSREEVAVAEDLGEYYRVPPDSRDLNYEKFVEQGERRITEAQDYNSNNTQRLDVASMEALLKKVGFVQELLAGKPWYPGV; this is encoded by the coding sequence ATGTTTGCAAATAAGACCCTTCTCATCACCGGTGGTACGGGCTCGTTCGGAAATGCCGTTCTTCGCCGGTTCCTGGATAGCTCAATCCGGGAGATCCGCATCCTCTCACGCGATGAGAAGAAGCAGGATGACATGCGCAAGCGCCTGCAGAGTGACAAGCTGAAATTTTACATCGCCGACGTGCGGGATTATCAGAGCGTTCTGGGCGCCGTGCGCGGGGCGGATTTCGTGTTCCACGCCGCGGCGCTCAAGCAGGTGCCAAGCTGCGAATTCCATCCGATGGAAGCGGTCAAGACCAATGTCGTGGGCACGGACAACGTCATCGAGGCGGCCATTCAATGCGCCGTCTCTCGGGTCATCTGCCTTTCGACCGATAAGGCGGTTTATCCTATCAATGCCATGGGCATCTCCAAGGCCATGATGGAAAAAGTCATGGTCGCGAAATCGCGCAGTTGCGAGGGAACGAACACGGTCGTCTGTGGCACGCGCTACGGCAACGTCATGGGTTCGCGCGGATCGGTCATTCCGCTGTTCTTGGAGCAGATGTTCACGGGGCGGCCGGTGACTATCACCGACCCAAACATGACGCGTTTCATGATGACGCTCGAAGATGCCGTAGATCTGGTGCTTTATGCGTTCGAGCACGGGAACAACGGCGAGATTTTCGTTCAGAAAGCTCCTGCCGCAACGATCAAGGTCCTAGCTGAGGCGCTGCTCGGGCTGTTCGATAAGCGGGCGCATCCGGTGCATGAAATCGGCACGCGCCATGGCGAGAAGGCCTATGAAGCGCTGCTCTCGCGCGAGGAGGTAGCCGTGGCTGAAGATCTGGGTGAGTATTACCGTGTTCCGCCGGATTCGCGCGACCTGAACTACGAGAAATTCGTGGAACAAGGCGAGCGCCGCATTACTGAAGCCCAAGACTACAACTCCAACAATACGCAGCGGCTGGACGTGGCCAGTATGGAGGCGCTGCTGAAGAAAGTCGGGTTCGTGCAGGAATTGCTCGCCGGAAAACCCTGGTACCCAGGTGTCTAG
- the wbjC gene encoding UDP-2-acetamido-2,6-beta-L-arabino-hexul-4-ose reductase — MKLLVTGADGFIGKNLLLALKPRADIICLPVTRSSSDADLAAAVAQADAVVHLAGINRPQDGQSYNDNVVITQNLVSLLRGRSVPIVYTSSAQVARGNDYGKSKLGAEEVLAATGCPLYLYRLPNVFGKFARPNYNSAVATFCHNIARGLPITIHDPGAALTLVYIDDVIASFLAALDGTVAPGFVETDPIYTTTVGELAEQIEAFRNCRGSQLLIERVGTGLTRALYATYVSALPPSAFSYAVTEHSDPRGKFVEMLKTPDCGQFSFFTAHPGVTRGGHYHHTKSEKFLVISGRARFGFRHMVTGERHEIETSGERSEVVETVPGWTHDITNIGDTELVVMLWANEIFDRDKADTYAEAV; from the coding sequence ATGAAACTGCTGGTCACAGGCGCAGACGGTTTCATCGGCAAGAACCTTCTTCTTGCGCTGAAGCCACGCGCCGATATCATCTGCCTTCCGGTCACACGCAGTTCATCCGACGCCGATCTTGCTGCCGCCGTGGCGCAGGCCGACGCGGTGGTGCATCTGGCGGGCATCAACCGTCCGCAAGACGGCCAAAGCTATAACGACAACGTCGTCATTACTCAGAATCTAGTGAGCCTGCTCCGAGGGCGTTCCGTACCCATCGTTTATACGTCGAGCGCCCAGGTGGCCCGCGGCAACGACTACGGCAAAAGTAAGCTTGGGGCGGAAGAGGTGCTGGCAGCGACGGGGTGCCCGCTATACCTTTATCGCCTGCCCAATGTGTTCGGCAAATTCGCACGTCCGAATTACAATTCGGCGGTAGCAACCTTCTGCCATAACATCGCCCGTGGTCTTCCGATTACAATCCATGATCCAGGTGCCGCGCTTACACTGGTCTACATCGATGATGTGATCGCGTCGTTCCTAGCGGCGCTTGATGGCACGGTCGCACCAGGGTTCGTTGAAACCGACCCAATCTACACCACGACGGTCGGTGAACTGGCAGAACAGATTGAAGCATTCCGCAACTGCCGCGGTAGCCAACTTCTGATTGAACGCGTCGGCACGGGACTGACGCGGGCACTTTATGCGACGTATGTCAGCGCGCTGCCGCCGAGTGCATTCAGCTATGCCGTCACCGAACATAGCGATCCCCGAGGAAAATTCGTGGAGATGCTGAAAACACCAGATTGCGGGCAATTCTCATTCTTTACGGCGCATCCAGGCGTCACACGCGGCGGACACTACCACCACACCAAGAGCGAAAAATTTCTTGTCATTTCGGGGCGGGCGCGTTTCGGTTTTCGACATATGGTAACGGGAGAGCGCCATGAGATTGAAACCTCAGGTGAACGCAGCGAGGTCGTTGAAACGGTGCCAGGATGGACACACGACATCACCAATATCGGGGATACCGAATTGGTAGTTATGCTTTGGGCCAATGAAATCTTTGATCGCGACAAAGCCGACACCTATGCAGAAGCTGTCTAA
- the wecB gene encoding non-hydrolyzing UDP-N-acetylglucosamine 2-epimerase, translating to MQKLSKLNVMTIVGTRPEIIRLSRVMAALDRDCNHTIIHTGQNYDYELNEVFFADLGIRKPNYFLNAAGANAAETIGKVIIEADRVLDVVKPEAVLILGDTNSGFSMLPAKRRKIPIFHMEAGNRCFDQRVPEEINRRIFDHTADINLTYSDIAREYLISEGLPADRIIKTGSPMCEVLAYYGPQIAASDVLHRLNLMPWNYFAVSAHREENIESEQSFTRLVEILNTIGERYGKPVIVSTHPRTQKRIAESGAHFHAQVRLLKPLGFHDYVKLQQEASAVLSDSGTISEESSILNFPALNIREAHERPEAMEEGSVMMVGLEVNYVLRALEIVLHQPRGDERLLRQVADYTVPNVSDKVVRILHSYGGYVKRVVWKQY from the coding sequence ATGCAGAAGCTGTCTAAACTGAATGTCATGACAATTGTGGGCACGCGGCCCGAGATTATCCGCTTGTCGCGGGTGATGGCCGCGCTTGACCGCGACTGCAATCACACCATCATCCACACCGGTCAGAACTACGACTATGAGCTCAATGAGGTTTTCTTCGCTGACCTCGGTATCCGCAAGCCGAACTATTTCTTGAATGCGGCTGGAGCGAACGCGGCGGAGACGATCGGCAAGGTCATCATCGAAGCAGACCGCGTGCTGGACGTCGTGAAGCCCGAAGCTGTCCTGATCCTCGGCGACACCAATTCCGGATTTTCCATGCTGCCGGCAAAACGGCGCAAGATCCCGATCTTCCATATGGAAGCTGGTAATCGATGCTTCGATCAGCGCGTACCCGAGGAGATCAATCGCCGCATCTTCGACCATACGGCAGATATAAACCTGACCTACAGCGATATCGCGCGAGAGTATCTTATTAGCGAAGGTCTGCCCGCTGATCGCATCATCAAGACCGGTAGTCCGATGTGCGAGGTCCTCGCCTATTACGGTCCGCAGATCGCTGCATCCGATGTGCTGCACCGGCTGAATCTTATGCCGTGGAACTATTTTGCGGTCAGCGCGCACCGTGAAGAAAATATCGAGTCCGAGCAGAGCTTCACCCGTCTCGTGGAAATACTCAACACGATCGGCGAGCGTTACGGCAAACCGGTGATCGTCAGCACTCACCCGCGCACGCAAAAACGTATAGCAGAAAGTGGCGCTCATTTTCATGCGCAGGTTCGTCTCTTAAAGCCGCTTGGCTTCCATGATTACGTGAAGTTGCAGCAAGAGGCTTCTGCCGTACTTTCCGACTCGGGAACGATCTCGGAAGAATCGTCGATCCTGAATTTCCCGGCGTTGAATATCCGGGAAGCGCATGAGCGTCCCGAGGCCATGGAGGAGGGCAGCGTCATGATGGTGGGCCTGGAGGTCAACTACGTGCTGCGCGCTCTGGAGATTGTGCTTCACCAACCCCGAGGCGACGAGCGTCTGCTGAGGCAGGTTGCGGATTACACGGTGCCTAACGTATCAGATAAGGTCGTCCGCATCCTGCACAGCTATGGTGGGTATGTGAAGCGCGTGGTCTGGAAGCAGTATTGA